In one Pempheris klunzingeri isolate RE-2024b chromosome 8, fPemKlu1.hap1, whole genome shotgun sequence genomic region, the following are encoded:
- the LOC139204873 gene encoding sialic acid-binding Ig-like lectin 9 produces the protein MIPPLTEGQQTTLTCTAPGLCSGSAPKITWTWRRAGENDSHITGNITAVKTDNVAAVTQRHSSTLTFNLSAEHHGTEVTCKVGFTGSTTTEETVTLNVTWFPKILNKSGCELQSEVLTCVCISQGIPLPTIRWPLLENHTEYSVTATVSKHTVNSTITLSVKDHSSTVVECVSSNDMGEAKEKLTVIINQEDLLKKLLITVQQPEVIVSFFTGILVSAAICCLARKCHRKNQDISDDTAEILEVVTTEAVQLVVAGHVEENERSHDQETAERGAGAAGPSTADGDVDPIEVEYSHIHFSMLKSKRPTEAEGTKESTETEYAEIKAGKTVERQDNEDEEEEVMRGEDQETKECLSAEEEESEDMVVYSNVKEIMAEV, from the exons ATGAttcctcctctgacagagggacAGCAGACCACCCTGACCTGCACTGCTCCTGGTCTCTGCTCTGGATCTGCTCCTAAAATCACCTGGACGtggagaagagcaggagagaacGACTCTCACATCACAGGAAACATCACCGCTGTCAAGACTGACAATGTGGCGgctgtcacacagagacacagctcaactttgacctttaacctttcAGCTGAACACCACGGCACTGAGGTCACCTGTAAGGTGGGCTTCACAGGCAGCACGACTACAGAGGAGACGGTGACTCTGAATGTGACCT GGTTTCCAAAGATCTTGAATAAGTCTGGATGTGAGCTTCAGTCGGAGGTCCTGACCTGTGTGTGCATCAGTCAGGGGATTCCTTTACCCACCATCAGATGGCCGCTGTTGGAGAACCACACTGAGTACTCTGTCACTGCCACTGTGTCAAAGCACACAGTCAACAGCACCATCACCCTCAGTGTGAAGGaccacagcagcactgtggtcGAGTGTGTCAGCAGCAATGACATGGGTGAAGCAAAAGAGAAACTCACAGTCATAATAAATCAAGAGG ATCTGCTCAAGAAATTGCTAATAACTGTTCAACAGCCGGaagtcattgtttcattttttactgGGATACTTGTGTCAGCGGCCATCTGCTGCCTGGCCAGAAAATGCCACAG aaaaaATCAGGATATCTCTGATGACACGGCTGAGATTTTGGAGGTGGTGACCACTGAAGCGGTTCAACtg GTTGTTGCTGGTCATGTAGAGGAAAATGAAAGGAGCCATGACCAAGAGACGGCTGAAAGAGGAGCAGGGGCCGCTGGGCCATCGACCGCCGATGGTGATGTGGACCCAATAGAGGTGGAATACTCCCACATTCATTTCTCCATGTTGAAAAGTAAGAGGCCCACAGAGGCAGAAGGCACAAAagagagcacagagacagagtaTGCTGAAATTAAGGCAGGAAAAACCGTAGAGAGGCAAGACAatgaagacgaggaggaggaggtgatgagaGGGGAGGATCAGGAGACTAAAGAGTGTTtgtctgcagaggaggaggaaagcgAGGATATGGTAGTGTATTCCAATGTGAAAGAAATAATGGCAGAGGTCTGA
- the LOC139204753 gene encoding myelin-associated glycoprotein isoform X1 has translation MFVHIWASLFFAVRGSNAETAAAPPGESSKVTAEAGLCAVIPCYFTTNPGFTLESAVWYKCDPPKQNCTHSDEILVLNDTNQKAQSGFGGRVSLLEPGVRQNNCSIIISGLTKSDSGSYQLRVNGSSLNGTIEGFTSHRATVTVKDLSQRPTVMIPPLTEGQQTTLTCTAPGLCSGSAPKITWTWRKAGENDSHITGNITAVKTDNVAAVTQRHSSTLTFNLSAEHHGTEVTCKVGFTGSTTTEETMTLNVTYVKKINITGNPSVKEGETLNLSCSVESFPPSLLTWTKSSDRNLQNRTETLLQNNTLSDLQEQSGTATFSISNVAAEDSGLYVCTVKHVTNTLKKEVDVAVIYVKKLKITGTTAIQEGDALNLTCSLESFPPVIVIWKKVKHPHSGPDTDLQKNTGTTTLLITDATAEHSGQYICMAEHLDMALTVSVNVNVTSHPKILDSSGCTSTSEVLTCVCISQGIPLPTIRWPLLENHTEYSVTATVSKHTVTSTITLSVKDHSSGTVVECVSSNDMGKAKTNFTIKNVEEEGGNMKLLRIVTRLEMLIAFLVGILLSAVFCCLVRKCHRNKHRTHGNLAETLDMVTSHEDPLIDAGHAEDDQAIDREAAEGGGAVAAGRSDVEYSKLDFSLIKSKSQAEAGTPQETTETEYAEIKREKAEESPDGEGKEEEEEKVGEGEETTPCIAEEKEGEDVGLYSNVKEVMD, from the exons ATGTTTGTTCACATCTGGGCATCTTTGTTCTTCGCTGTGAGAGGCAGCAATGCGGAAACAG CAGCTGCACCTCCAGGAGAGAGCTCGAAGGTAACAGCAGAGGCTGGACTCTGTGCTGTGATACCTTGTTATTTTACTACCAATCCTGGCTTCACTTTGGAAAGTGCGGTTTGGTACAAATGTGATCCTCCTAAGCAGAATTGCACTCATTCTGATGAAATACTCGTCTTGAACGACACCAACCAGAAGGCTCAGTCTGGGTTTGGGGGGCGAGTGTCTCTGCTGGAGCCTGGCGTGAGGCAGAACAactgcagcatcatcatcagtggCCTCACCAAGTCAGACTCTGGGTCGTATCAGCTCAGAGTTAATGGTTCCAGCCTGAATGGAACAATTGAAGGATTCACATCTCATAGAGCCACTGTCACTGTAAAAG ATCTGAGCCAGAGGCCCACAGTGATGAttcctcctctgacagagggacAGCAGACCACCCTGACCTGCACTGCTCCTGGTCTCTGCTCTGGATCTGCTCCTAAAATCACCTGGACGTGgagaaaagcaggagagaaCGACTCTCACATCACAGGAAACATCACCGCTGTCAAGACTGACAATGTGGCGgctgtcacacagagacacagctcaactttgacctttaacctttcAGCTGAACACCACGGCACTGAGGTCACCTGTAAGGTGGGCTTCACAGGCAGCACGACTACAGAGGAGACGATGACTCTGAATGTGACCT ATGTGAAGAAAATTAATATCACTGGGAATCCAAGTGTGAAGGAGGGTGAGACTCTGAATCTGAGCTGCAGTGTTGAAagtttccctccatctcttctcaCATGGACCAAGTCttctgacagaaacctgcaaAATAGAACAGAAACTCTTCTGCAGAACAACACTTTAAGTGATCTGCAGGAACAAAGTGGAACGGCCACTTTCTCCATCTCTAACGTAGCAGCAGAAGATTCTGGGCTGTACGTGTGCACAGTAAAACATGTGACCAACACCCTGAAGAAGGAAGTGGATGTAGCAGTGATAT ATGTTAAGAAACTTAAAATCACTGGGACTACAGCTATTCAGGAAGGTGATGCTCTTAATCTGACCTGCAGTTTAGAGAGTTTCCCTCCAGTTATTGTAATAtggaaaaaagtcaaacatcCGCACAGTGGACCTGACACCGACCTGCAGAAAAATACTGGAACAACCACTCTTCTGATCACTGATGCAACAGCAGAACATAGTGGACAGTACATCTGTATGGCGGAACACCTGGACatggctctgactgtgtccGTCAACGTGAATGTGACTT CACATCCAAAGATCCTAGACAGCTCTGGGTGCACAAGTACGTCGGAGGTCCTGACCTGTGTGTGCATCAGTCAGGGGATTCCTTTACCCACCATCAGATGGCCGCTGTTGGAGAACCACACTGAGTACTCTGTCACTGCCACTGTGTCAAAGCACACAGTCACCAGCACCATCACCCTCAGTGTGAAGGACCACAGCAGTGGCACAGTTGTTGAGTGTGTCAGCAGCAATGACATGggtaaagcaaaaacaaacttcaCCATTAAAAACGTGGAAGAAGAAG GTGGAAATATGAAATTGTTAAGAATTGTTACACGGCTGGAAATGCTAATTGCATTCTTGGTTGGCATTCTTCTTTCTGCAGTCTTTTGCTGTTTGGTGAGGAAATGCCACAG aaacaaacacaggacCCATGGAAACCTGGCTGAGACTCTGGATATGGTGACAAGTCACGAGGACCCATTG ATAGACGCCGGTCACGCAGAAGATGATCAGGCCATCGACCGAGAGGCGGCCGAGGGAGGAGGAGCCGTGGCAGCGGGGAGATCCGACGTGGAGTACTCCAAACTTGATTTCTCCCTCATTAAAAGCAAGAGTCAAGCAGAGGCAGGGACGCCACAAGAGACCACAGAGACGGAGTACGCTGaaatcaaaagagaaaaagcagaagagAGCCCAGATGGAGAgggcaaagaggaagaggaggagaaggtagGGGAGGGTGAAGAGACAACACCTTGCAtagcagaggagaaggagggtgAGGATGTGGGGCTGTATTCCAATGTGAAGGAAGTGATGGATTAG
- the LOC139204753 gene encoding myelin-associated glycoprotein isoform X2, translating to MFVHIWASLFFAVRGSNAETAAPPGESSKVTAEAGLCAVIPCYFTTNPGFTLESAVWYKCDPPKQNCTHSDEILVLNDTNQKAQSGFGGRVSLLEPGVRQNNCSIIISGLTKSDSGSYQLRVNGSSLNGTIEGFTSHRATVTVKDLSQRPTVMIPPLTEGQQTTLTCTAPGLCSGSAPKITWTWRKAGENDSHITGNITAVKTDNVAAVTQRHSSTLTFNLSAEHHGTEVTCKVGFTGSTTTEETMTLNVTYVKKINITGNPSVKEGETLNLSCSVESFPPSLLTWTKSSDRNLQNRTETLLQNNTLSDLQEQSGTATFSISNVAAEDSGLYVCTVKHVTNTLKKEVDVAVIYVKKLKITGTTAIQEGDALNLTCSLESFPPVIVIWKKVKHPHSGPDTDLQKNTGTTTLLITDATAEHSGQYICMAEHLDMALTVSVNVNVTSHPKILDSSGCTSTSEVLTCVCISQGIPLPTIRWPLLENHTEYSVTATVSKHTVTSTITLSVKDHSSGTVVECVSSNDMGKAKTNFTIKNVEEEGGNMKLLRIVTRLEMLIAFLVGILLSAVFCCLVRKCHRNKHRTHGNLAETLDMVTSHEDPLIDAGHAEDDQAIDREAAEGGGAVAAGRSDVEYSKLDFSLIKSKSQAEAGTPQETTETEYAEIKREKAEESPDGEGKEEEEEKVGEGEETTPCIAEEKEGEDVGLYSNVKEVMD from the exons ATGTTTGTTCACATCTGGGCATCTTTGTTCTTCGCTGTGAGAGGCAGCAATGCGGAAACAG CTGCACCTCCAGGAGAGAGCTCGAAGGTAACAGCAGAGGCTGGACTCTGTGCTGTGATACCTTGTTATTTTACTACCAATCCTGGCTTCACTTTGGAAAGTGCGGTTTGGTACAAATGTGATCCTCCTAAGCAGAATTGCACTCATTCTGATGAAATACTCGTCTTGAACGACACCAACCAGAAGGCTCAGTCTGGGTTTGGGGGGCGAGTGTCTCTGCTGGAGCCTGGCGTGAGGCAGAACAactgcagcatcatcatcagtggCCTCACCAAGTCAGACTCTGGGTCGTATCAGCTCAGAGTTAATGGTTCCAGCCTGAATGGAACAATTGAAGGATTCACATCTCATAGAGCCACTGTCACTGTAAAAG ATCTGAGCCAGAGGCCCACAGTGATGAttcctcctctgacagagggacAGCAGACCACCCTGACCTGCACTGCTCCTGGTCTCTGCTCTGGATCTGCTCCTAAAATCACCTGGACGTGgagaaaagcaggagagaaCGACTCTCACATCACAGGAAACATCACCGCTGTCAAGACTGACAATGTGGCGgctgtcacacagagacacagctcaactttgacctttaacctttcAGCTGAACACCACGGCACTGAGGTCACCTGTAAGGTGGGCTTCACAGGCAGCACGACTACAGAGGAGACGATGACTCTGAATGTGACCT ATGTGAAGAAAATTAATATCACTGGGAATCCAAGTGTGAAGGAGGGTGAGACTCTGAATCTGAGCTGCAGTGTTGAAagtttccctccatctcttctcaCATGGACCAAGTCttctgacagaaacctgcaaAATAGAACAGAAACTCTTCTGCAGAACAACACTTTAAGTGATCTGCAGGAACAAAGTGGAACGGCCACTTTCTCCATCTCTAACGTAGCAGCAGAAGATTCTGGGCTGTACGTGTGCACAGTAAAACATGTGACCAACACCCTGAAGAAGGAAGTGGATGTAGCAGTGATAT ATGTTAAGAAACTTAAAATCACTGGGACTACAGCTATTCAGGAAGGTGATGCTCTTAATCTGACCTGCAGTTTAGAGAGTTTCCCTCCAGTTATTGTAATAtggaaaaaagtcaaacatcCGCACAGTGGACCTGACACCGACCTGCAGAAAAATACTGGAACAACCACTCTTCTGATCACTGATGCAACAGCAGAACATAGTGGACAGTACATCTGTATGGCGGAACACCTGGACatggctctgactgtgtccGTCAACGTGAATGTGACTT CACATCCAAAGATCCTAGACAGCTCTGGGTGCACAAGTACGTCGGAGGTCCTGACCTGTGTGTGCATCAGTCAGGGGATTCCTTTACCCACCATCAGATGGCCGCTGTTGGAGAACCACACTGAGTACTCTGTCACTGCCACTGTGTCAAAGCACACAGTCACCAGCACCATCACCCTCAGTGTGAAGGACCACAGCAGTGGCACAGTTGTTGAGTGTGTCAGCAGCAATGACATGggtaaagcaaaaacaaacttcaCCATTAAAAACGTGGAAGAAGAAG GTGGAAATATGAAATTGTTAAGAATTGTTACACGGCTGGAAATGCTAATTGCATTCTTGGTTGGCATTCTTCTTTCTGCAGTCTTTTGCTGTTTGGTGAGGAAATGCCACAG aaacaaacacaggacCCATGGAAACCTGGCTGAGACTCTGGATATGGTGACAAGTCACGAGGACCCATTG ATAGACGCCGGTCACGCAGAAGATGATCAGGCCATCGACCGAGAGGCGGCCGAGGGAGGAGGAGCCGTGGCAGCGGGGAGATCCGACGTGGAGTACTCCAAACTTGATTTCTCCCTCATTAAAAGCAAGAGTCAAGCAGAGGCAGGGACGCCACAAGAGACCACAGAGACGGAGTACGCTGaaatcaaaagagaaaaagcagaagagAGCCCAGATGGAGAgggcaaagaggaagaggaggagaaggtagGGGAGGGTGAAGAGACAACACCTTGCAtagcagaggagaaggagggtgAGGATGTGGGGCTGTATTCCAATGTGAAGGAAGTGATGGATTAG